One stretch of Clavelina lepadiformis chromosome 6, kaClaLepa1.1, whole genome shotgun sequence DNA includes these proteins:
- the LOC143462810 gene encoding WD repeat-containing protein 54-like codes for MYEKVKSHLLEGSASSLYNNLDVFIEDSEKDLNGGYDRMSFATVSKTNVSLVHYHRNGKITTSQVTNTQSKNCTALQARWCSLGHQDVLVVANFEGFLVYDSDGQLKLFWYSPSSEENLADGKSYCRAITCVSGKFICVGRFDGKVMVITANKNTFSVCKTLHGHSTPITATDGLNNADNGDKVDFISADDSGTICTYRSSDEFEFVAMIPGSSVPCTSIKLLSNGLIAGGFLTGHIRIFDPVEATMLSEITAHTRAVSCMDATIDKEASLLICGSEDSFIRVWKVTRDDTITVTHEWSASIRDIQICGAKFCDPLGQAFAVSGYDSKEIMQFSRVY; via the exons ATgtatgaaaaagttaaaagtcATTTGTTGGAAGGAAGTGCGTCAAGCCTGTACAACAACCTTGATGTTTTCATTGAAGACAGTGAAAAAG ATTTAAATGGGGGTTATGATAGAATGTCGTTTGCGactgtttcaaaaacaaacgTGAGTCTTGTACATTATCATCGAAATGGAAAGATCACCACCTCACAG GTAACCAACACACAGTCAAAGAACTGCACAGCCCTGCAGGCACGATGGTGTAGCCTAGGACATCAAGACGTTCTGGTCGTAGCAAATTTTGAAGGATTTTTG GTTTATGACAGCGATGGACAGTTAAAGTTATTTTGGTATTCCCCGTCAAGTGAAGAGAACTTAGCCGATGGCAAGTCTTACTGCAG AGCTATTACTTGCGTTAGTGGGAAATTCATCTGTGTCGGAAGGTTTGATGGCAAGGTTATGGTCATCACggcaaacaaaaacacattttctgTCTGTAAAACATTGCATGGCCACTCCACTCCAATAACTGCCACAGATGGATTAAACAACGCAGATAATGGCGACAAG gtCGACTTCATAAGTGCTGATGACAGTGGGACAATCTGTACTTACAGAAGTAGTGATGAGTTTGAATTTGTCGCAATGATTCCGGGGTCAAG CGTCCCCTGCACCAGCATCAAACTCCTCTCCAATGGGCTGATAGCTGGTGGCTTTCTAACAGGGCACATTAGAATCTTCGACCCAGTTGAGGCGACAATGCTGAGTGAAATAACAGCTCACACGAGGGCAGTGTCATGTATGGATGCCACGATAGACAAAGAGGCCTCTTTG CTGATTTGTGGAAGCGAAGACAGCTTCATAAGGGTGTGGAAAGTGACCAGAGATGATACGATTACG gttaCGCATGAGTGGTCTGCATCCATCCGTGACATTCAGATTTGTGGAGCCAAGTTTTGTGATCCACTTGGTCAAGCTTTCGCTGTTTCAGGCTACGACTCCAAAGAGATCATGCAATTTTCACGAGtctattaa
- the LOC143462826 gene encoding chymotrypsin-like protease CTRL-1, with the protein MLNLFVILLLAAAASASERIINGNNAPSATFAPWQVSLQRYGSHFCGGSLISKYYVMSACHCLQKNNVYVIMGTTDYRYPYQSVYADNFFCHSSYNSNTMDYDYSMLHLSQQAATGSTNKISTIYVADREYPSGTQALITGWGLTVGGGNNLPTQLQYGYTNLMSAASCRSSWGVATITDRMQCAGGSNAVDACQGDSGGPLAVYDGSYWVLVGNTSWGSPNCDTGVPSMWSKNYAVRDWIYYYSGV; encoded by the exons ATGTTGAATCTTTTCGTGATTCTGCTTCTGGCTGCTG CGGCTTCCGCTAGCGAGCGAATAATTAACGGCAACAATGCTCCCTCTGCAACATTTGCTCCCTGGCAAGTTTCTTTGCAAAGGTACGGCAGCCATTTCTGCGGCGGATCCCTAATCAGCAAGTATTACGTCATGTCAGCATGCCATTGCCTTCAGAAAAA CAACGTGTACGTCATAATGGGCACAACAGACTATCGGTACCCGTATCAGTCAGTTTATGCTGACAATTTCTTCTGCCACTCAAGCTATAACTCAAATACCATGGACTATGATTATTCTATGCTTCATCTTTCTCAACAGGCCGCCACCGGCAGCACAAATAAG ATTTCAACCATATACGTGGCAGACAGGGAATACCCGTCCGGTACTCAAGCTTTGATCACAGGCTGGGGCTTAACGGTCGGCGGAGGCAATAACCTTCCAACACAACTGCAGTATGGTTACACGAACCTTATGTCAGCAGCTAGCTGCAGGAGTTCTTGGGGTGTGGCAACCATCACTGACCGTATGCAGTGCGCCGGCGGAAGTAACGCCGTGGACGCGTGTCAG GGAGACTCAGGAGGCCCCCTAGCGGTGTACGACGGAAGTTACTGGGTGCTGGTTGGTAATACCTCCTGGGGAAGCCCCAACTGTGATACTGGAGTGCCTTCGATGTGGTCCAAAAATTACGCTGTCCGTGATTGGATTTATTACTATTCTGGTGTTTAG
- the LOC143462780 gene encoding glutathione hydrolase 1 proenzyme-like isoform X4 yields MLCVGLYNGHSCGIGGGFFMTVYNSSTGAATFLNSRETAPAAADKDMYKGSSDLSQIGTLAVGVPGEIAGYWEAHQRYGKLPWKDLFEPTIKIAEEGYVVSAAHAQAIRSTADVIQNKTFNMWPVFTNFDGSLKQEGDIVRRPQLAVTLRIIAEEGAEAFYDGRLTDDIVADLKDGFGDSIITKQDLNDYSTEVEEALNVTIDDLTVFTPGPPASGAVMALILNILDGYDITPDDYNNEDKKILTYHRINEAFRFAYAKRSSLGDDRTNETIRQLAINMTSEWFADSLRGQISDDHTWPVEYYGPDFVVPEDSGTSHLSIVGPDGNAVAITSTINTYFGSRVRGLRTGIIFNNEMDDFSSPNITNAYGIPPSPSNFIYPGNRPLSSMCPSVVVETDKRSGNYNVRMVAGASGGSQITTSTSLVILNSLFFGLNVGESVELQRIHDQLIPNETRWETGFDQMVVEGLQKKGHKISNMSKAGSVVQAIVINDDGTIGAACDSRKGGYPAGH; encoded by the exons ATGCTTTGTGTTGGGTTGTACAATGGGCACAG CTGTGGTATCGGTGGAGGATTTTTCATGACGGTTTACAACTCATCGACGGGTGCTGCCACGTTTCTGAACTCAAGAGAAACAGCTCCTGCTGCTGCAGACAAGGACATGTATAAAGGAAGCTCTGATCTTTCTCAAATAG GGACACTTGCTGTTGGCGTGCCAGGTGAGATAGCTGGATATTGGGAGGCTCATCAAAGATACGGGAAGTTGCCTTGGAAAGATCTGTTCGAACCGACCATTAAGATTGCGGAGGAGGGATATGTTGTGAGTGCGGCCCATGCTCAAGCAATCAGATCGACTGCAGATGTAATCCAGAACAAAACCTTTAACATGTG GCCTGTGTTTACAAACTTTGACGGTTCATTGAAACAAGAAGGGGACATCGTTCGGCGACCCCAACTGGCAGTCACTTTACGCATAATCGCCGAAGAAGGAGCCGAGGCATTCTACGACGGGCGACTCACAGATGATATCGTTGCAGATTTGAAAGATGGTTTTGGAGATTCCATTATTACGAAGCAAGACCTAAACGATTACAG TACAGAAGTGGAAGAAGCGCTGAACGTAACAATCGATGACCTCACCGTCTTCACTCCGGGTCCGCCAGCCAGTGGAGCGGTCATGGCTCTCATCCTCAACATACTGGATG GTTATGACATCACACCAGACGATTATAATAACGAAGACAAAAAAATCTTAACCTATCATCGAATAAATGAGGCTTTTCGTTTTGCTTACGCCAAACGTTCATCGCTGGGTGATGATAGAACTAACGAAACTATCAGACAG CTCGCAATTAACATGACGTCAGAGTGGTTTGCTGATTCGCTTCGTGGGCAAATCAGTGATGACCACACATGGCCCGTCGAATATTACGGACCTGATTTTGTGGTTCCAGAGGACTCTGGCACTTCCCATCTCAGCATCGTTGGACCAGACGGCAACGCCGTGGCAATCACAAGCACCATAAACACATA CTTTGGGAGCCGAGTGCGAGGTTTGCGCACGGGAATCATCTTCAACAACGAGATGGATGATTTCTCCTCCCCGAATATTACCAATGCGTATG GTATCCCACCTTCACCTTCTAACTTCATCTACCCCGGAAACCGACCACTTTCTAGCATGTGTCCATCAGTCGTTGTGGAAACCGATAAACGAAGCGGAAACTACAACGTAAGGATGGTTGCTGGTGCATCAGGTGGTTCACAGATAACCACTAGTACTTCACTG GTAATCTTAAATTCTCTGTTTTTCGGCCTCAACGTCGGTGAAAGTGTTGAACTGCAGCGAATTCATGATCAGTTGATTCCAAATGAGACCCGATGGGAAACTGGATTTGACCAG ATGGTGGTTGAAGGGCTCCAAAAAAAAGGCcacaaaatatcaaatatGAGCAAAGCTGGTTCCGTGGTTCAAGCGATTGTGATCAATGATGACGGAACAATTGGAGCCGCATGCGATTCTCGCAAAGGGGGATATCCCGCTGGCcattaa
- the LOC143462840 gene encoding cytochrome c oxidase assembly factor 6 homolog: MEKDTGPPSAEKRRICWNARDNYLQCIQDHTLPEEQESNCAKLKEEFDNSCPKAWVKHFIRQKAWQDYKKEVYKKRDEEK; this comes from the exons ATGGAAAAAGACACTGGTCCGCCGTCAGCTGAAAAACGAAGAATTTGTTGGAACGCGCGTGATAATTATTTACAGTGTATCCAAGATCATACGTTGCCCGAAGAACAAGAAAGTAACTGCGCAAAATTGAAAGAAGAGTTTGACAATTCTTGCCCTAAAGCTTGG gtgaaacatttcattcgTCAAAAAGCTTGGCAAGATTACAAAAAGGAGGTTTATAAGAAAAGGGACGAAGAAAAGTAA
- the LOC143462780 gene encoding glutathione hydrolase 1 proenzyme-like isoform X1 — MVSLSTDKANRSDTDFVTKTDKKLQSFKIQRKRRSKCSAGSFGLGVAVGGLIGLALFFGLYFGLPPRNTSNDVTPTIPPSSATFKKAAVAADAGPCSDIGNQFLEKGGSVVDAAVATMLCVGLYNGHSCGIGGGFFMTVYNSSTGAATFLNSRETAPAAADKDMYKGSSDLSQIGTLAVGVPGEIAGYWEAHQRYGKLPWKDLFEPTIKIAEEGYVVSAAHAQAIRSTADVIQNKTFNMWPVFTNFDGSLKQEGDIVRRPQLAVTLRIIAEEGAEAFYDGRLTDDIVADLKDGFGDSIITKQDLNDYSTEVEEALNVTIDDLTVFTPGPPASGAVMALILNILDGYDITPDDYNNEDKKILTYHRINEAFRFAYAKRSSLGDDRTNETIRQLAINMTSEWFADSLRGQISDDHTWPVEYYGPDFVVPEDSGTSHLSIVGPDGNAVAITSTINTYFGSRVRGLRTGIIFNNEMDDFSSPNITNAYGIPPSPSNFIYPGNRPLSSMCPSVVVETDKRSGNYNVRMVAGASGGSQITTSTSLVILNSLFFGLNVGESVELQRIHDQLIPNETRWETGFDQMVVEGLQKKGHKISNMSKAGSVVQAIVINDDGTIGAACDSRKGGYPAGH, encoded by the exons ATGGTTAGTTTATCGACTGACAAAGCAAATCGATCAGATACCGATTTTGTGACGAAAACCGACAAAAAGTTGCAATCttttaaaatacaaagaaaGCGACGG TCAAAATGCAGCGCTGGATCATTCGGACTTGGGGTGGCAGTTGGAGGGCTAATTGGCCTGGCATTATTTTTTGGCTTGTACTTCGGCCTTCCACCAAGAAACACAAGCAATGACGTGACACCCACAATACCCCCATCTTCAGCTACATTTAAGAAGGCAGCTGTTGCCGCGGACGCCGGCCCTTGCTCTGACATCGGGAACCAATTTCTAGAAAAAGGAGGCTCTGTCGTTGATGCGGCGGTTGCCACCATGCTTTGTGTTGGGTTGTACAATGGGCACAG CTGTGGTATCGGTGGAGGATTTTTCATGACGGTTTACAACTCATCGACGGGTGCTGCCACGTTTCTGAACTCAAGAGAAACAGCTCCTGCTGCTGCAGACAAGGACATGTATAAAGGAAGCTCTGATCTTTCTCAAATAG GGACACTTGCTGTTGGCGTGCCAGGTGAGATAGCTGGATATTGGGAGGCTCATCAAAGATACGGGAAGTTGCCTTGGAAAGATCTGTTCGAACCGACCATTAAGATTGCGGAGGAGGGATATGTTGTGAGTGCGGCCCATGCTCAAGCAATCAGATCGACTGCAGATGTAATCCAGAACAAAACCTTTAACATGTG GCCTGTGTTTACAAACTTTGACGGTTCATTGAAACAAGAAGGGGACATCGTTCGGCGACCCCAACTGGCAGTCACTTTACGCATAATCGCCGAAGAAGGAGCCGAGGCATTCTACGACGGGCGACTCACAGATGATATCGTTGCAGATTTGAAAGATGGTTTTGGAGATTCCATTATTACGAAGCAAGACCTAAACGATTACAG TACAGAAGTGGAAGAAGCGCTGAACGTAACAATCGATGACCTCACCGTCTTCACTCCGGGTCCGCCAGCCAGTGGAGCGGTCATGGCTCTCATCCTCAACATACTGGATG GTTATGACATCACACCAGACGATTATAATAACGAAGACAAAAAAATCTTAACCTATCATCGAATAAATGAGGCTTTTCGTTTTGCTTACGCCAAACGTTCATCGCTGGGTGATGATAGAACTAACGAAACTATCAGACAG CTCGCAATTAACATGACGTCAGAGTGGTTTGCTGATTCGCTTCGTGGGCAAATCAGTGATGACCACACATGGCCCGTCGAATATTACGGACCTGATTTTGTGGTTCCAGAGGACTCTGGCACTTCCCATCTCAGCATCGTTGGACCAGACGGCAACGCCGTGGCAATCACAAGCACCATAAACACATA CTTTGGGAGCCGAGTGCGAGGTTTGCGCACGGGAATCATCTTCAACAACGAGATGGATGATTTCTCCTCCCCGAATATTACCAATGCGTATG GTATCCCACCTTCACCTTCTAACTTCATCTACCCCGGAAACCGACCACTTTCTAGCATGTGTCCATCAGTCGTTGTGGAAACCGATAAACGAAGCGGAAACTACAACGTAAGGATGGTTGCTGGTGCATCAGGTGGTTCACAGATAACCACTAGTACTTCACTG GTAATCTTAAATTCTCTGTTTTTCGGCCTCAACGTCGGTGAAAGTGTTGAACTGCAGCGAATTCATGATCAGTTGATTCCAAATGAGACCCGATGGGAAACTGGATTTGACCAG ATGGTGGTTGAAGGGCTCCAAAAAAAAGGCcacaaaatatcaaatatGAGCAAAGCTGGTTCCGTGGTTCAAGCGATTGTGATCAATGATGACGGAACAATTGGAGCCGCATGCGATTCTCGCAAAGGGGGATATCCCGCTGGCcattaa
- the LOC143462780 gene encoding glutathione hydrolase 1 proenzyme-like isoform X3 — MPSNAFEQSREVDNELGTSGKKSKCSAGSFGLGVAVGGLIGLALFFGLYFGLPPRNTSNDVTPTIPPSSATFKKAAVAADAGPCSDIGNQFLEKGGSVVDAAVATMLCVGLYNGHSCGIGGGFFMTVYNSSTGAATFLNSRETAPAAADKDMYKGSSDLSQIGTLAVGVPGEIAGYWEAHQRYGKLPWKDLFEPTIKIAEEGYVVSAAHAQAIRSTADVIQNKTFNMWPVFTNFDGSLKQEGDIVRRPQLAVTLRIIAEEGAEAFYDGRLTDDIVADLKDGFGDSIITKQDLNDYSTEVEEALNVTIDDLTVFTPGPPASGAVMALILNILDGYDITPDDYNNEDKKILTYHRINEAFRFAYAKRSSLGDDRTNETIRQLAINMTSEWFADSLRGQISDDHTWPVEYYGPDFVVPEDSGTSHLSIVGPDGNAVAITSTINTYFGSRVRGLRTGIIFNNEMDDFSSPNITNAYGIPPSPSNFIYPGNRPLSSMCPSVVVETDKRSGNYNVRMVAGASGGSQITTSTSLVILNSLFFGLNVGESVELQRIHDQLIPNETRWETGFDQMVVEGLQKKGHKISNMSKAGSVVQAIVINDDGTIGAACDSRKGGYPAGH; from the exons ATGCCATCAAACGCTTTTGAGCAAAGCAGAGAGGTCGATAATGAACTTGGAACTTCAGGAAAGAAG TCAAAATGCAGCGCTGGATCATTCGGACTTGGGGTGGCAGTTGGAGGGCTAATTGGCCTGGCATTATTTTTTGGCTTGTACTTCGGCCTTCCACCAAGAAACACAAGCAATGACGTGACACCCACAATACCCCCATCTTCAGCTACATTTAAGAAGGCAGCTGTTGCCGCGGACGCCGGCCCTTGCTCTGACATCGGGAACCAATTTCTAGAAAAAGGAGGCTCTGTCGTTGATGCGGCGGTTGCCACCATGCTTTGTGTTGGGTTGTACAATGGGCACAG CTGTGGTATCGGTGGAGGATTTTTCATGACGGTTTACAACTCATCGACGGGTGCTGCCACGTTTCTGAACTCAAGAGAAACAGCTCCTGCTGCTGCAGACAAGGACATGTATAAAGGAAGCTCTGATCTTTCTCAAATAG GGACACTTGCTGTTGGCGTGCCAGGTGAGATAGCTGGATATTGGGAGGCTCATCAAAGATACGGGAAGTTGCCTTGGAAAGATCTGTTCGAACCGACCATTAAGATTGCGGAGGAGGGATATGTTGTGAGTGCGGCCCATGCTCAAGCAATCAGATCGACTGCAGATGTAATCCAGAACAAAACCTTTAACATGTG GCCTGTGTTTACAAACTTTGACGGTTCATTGAAACAAGAAGGGGACATCGTTCGGCGACCCCAACTGGCAGTCACTTTACGCATAATCGCCGAAGAAGGAGCCGAGGCATTCTACGACGGGCGACTCACAGATGATATCGTTGCAGATTTGAAAGATGGTTTTGGAGATTCCATTATTACGAAGCAAGACCTAAACGATTACAG TACAGAAGTGGAAGAAGCGCTGAACGTAACAATCGATGACCTCACCGTCTTCACTCCGGGTCCGCCAGCCAGTGGAGCGGTCATGGCTCTCATCCTCAACATACTGGATG GTTATGACATCACACCAGACGATTATAATAACGAAGACAAAAAAATCTTAACCTATCATCGAATAAATGAGGCTTTTCGTTTTGCTTACGCCAAACGTTCATCGCTGGGTGATGATAGAACTAACGAAACTATCAGACAG CTCGCAATTAACATGACGTCAGAGTGGTTTGCTGATTCGCTTCGTGGGCAAATCAGTGATGACCACACATGGCCCGTCGAATATTACGGACCTGATTTTGTGGTTCCAGAGGACTCTGGCACTTCCCATCTCAGCATCGTTGGACCAGACGGCAACGCCGTGGCAATCACAAGCACCATAAACACATA CTTTGGGAGCCGAGTGCGAGGTTTGCGCACGGGAATCATCTTCAACAACGAGATGGATGATTTCTCCTCCCCGAATATTACCAATGCGTATG GTATCCCACCTTCACCTTCTAACTTCATCTACCCCGGAAACCGACCACTTTCTAGCATGTGTCCATCAGTCGTTGTGGAAACCGATAAACGAAGCGGAAACTACAACGTAAGGATGGTTGCTGGTGCATCAGGTGGTTCACAGATAACCACTAGTACTTCACTG GTAATCTTAAATTCTCTGTTTTTCGGCCTCAACGTCGGTGAAAGTGTTGAACTGCAGCGAATTCATGATCAGTTGATTCCAAATGAGACCCGATGGGAAACTGGATTTGACCAG ATGGTGGTTGAAGGGCTCCAAAAAAAAGGCcacaaaatatcaaatatGAGCAAAGCTGGTTCCGTGGTTCAAGCGATTGTGATCAATGATGACGGAACAATTGGAGCCGCATGCGATTCTCGCAAAGGGGGATATCCCGCTGGCcattaa
- the LOC143462780 gene encoding glutathione hydrolase 1 proenzyme-like isoform X2, with amino-acid sequence MNYGEYNALPQNDDITSQQVQISNAQKKSKCSAGSFGLGVAVGGLIGLALFFGLYFGLPPRNTSNDVTPTIPPSSATFKKAAVAADAGPCSDIGNQFLEKGGSVVDAAVATMLCVGLYNGHSCGIGGGFFMTVYNSSTGAATFLNSRETAPAAADKDMYKGSSDLSQIGTLAVGVPGEIAGYWEAHQRYGKLPWKDLFEPTIKIAEEGYVVSAAHAQAIRSTADVIQNKTFNMWPVFTNFDGSLKQEGDIVRRPQLAVTLRIIAEEGAEAFYDGRLTDDIVADLKDGFGDSIITKQDLNDYSTEVEEALNVTIDDLTVFTPGPPASGAVMALILNILDGYDITPDDYNNEDKKILTYHRINEAFRFAYAKRSSLGDDRTNETIRQLAINMTSEWFADSLRGQISDDHTWPVEYYGPDFVVPEDSGTSHLSIVGPDGNAVAITSTINTYFGSRVRGLRTGIIFNNEMDDFSSPNITNAYGIPPSPSNFIYPGNRPLSSMCPSVVVETDKRSGNYNVRMVAGASGGSQITTSTSLVILNSLFFGLNVGESVELQRIHDQLIPNETRWETGFDQMVVEGLQKKGHKISNMSKAGSVVQAIVINDDGTIGAACDSRKGGYPAGH; translated from the exons ATGAACTATGGTGAATATAATGCATTACCACAAAATGACGACATAACTTCACAGCAAGTGCAAATATCTAACGCACAGAAGAAG TCAAAATGCAGCGCTGGATCATTCGGACTTGGGGTGGCAGTTGGAGGGCTAATTGGCCTGGCATTATTTTTTGGCTTGTACTTCGGCCTTCCACCAAGAAACACAAGCAATGACGTGACACCCACAATACCCCCATCTTCAGCTACATTTAAGAAGGCAGCTGTTGCCGCGGACGCCGGCCCTTGCTCTGACATCGGGAACCAATTTCTAGAAAAAGGAGGCTCTGTCGTTGATGCGGCGGTTGCCACCATGCTTTGTGTTGGGTTGTACAATGGGCACAG CTGTGGTATCGGTGGAGGATTTTTCATGACGGTTTACAACTCATCGACGGGTGCTGCCACGTTTCTGAACTCAAGAGAAACAGCTCCTGCTGCTGCAGACAAGGACATGTATAAAGGAAGCTCTGATCTTTCTCAAATAG GGACACTTGCTGTTGGCGTGCCAGGTGAGATAGCTGGATATTGGGAGGCTCATCAAAGATACGGGAAGTTGCCTTGGAAAGATCTGTTCGAACCGACCATTAAGATTGCGGAGGAGGGATATGTTGTGAGTGCGGCCCATGCTCAAGCAATCAGATCGACTGCAGATGTAATCCAGAACAAAACCTTTAACATGTG GCCTGTGTTTACAAACTTTGACGGTTCATTGAAACAAGAAGGGGACATCGTTCGGCGACCCCAACTGGCAGTCACTTTACGCATAATCGCCGAAGAAGGAGCCGAGGCATTCTACGACGGGCGACTCACAGATGATATCGTTGCAGATTTGAAAGATGGTTTTGGAGATTCCATTATTACGAAGCAAGACCTAAACGATTACAG TACAGAAGTGGAAGAAGCGCTGAACGTAACAATCGATGACCTCACCGTCTTCACTCCGGGTCCGCCAGCCAGTGGAGCGGTCATGGCTCTCATCCTCAACATACTGGATG GTTATGACATCACACCAGACGATTATAATAACGAAGACAAAAAAATCTTAACCTATCATCGAATAAATGAGGCTTTTCGTTTTGCTTACGCCAAACGTTCATCGCTGGGTGATGATAGAACTAACGAAACTATCAGACAG CTCGCAATTAACATGACGTCAGAGTGGTTTGCTGATTCGCTTCGTGGGCAAATCAGTGATGACCACACATGGCCCGTCGAATATTACGGACCTGATTTTGTGGTTCCAGAGGACTCTGGCACTTCCCATCTCAGCATCGTTGGACCAGACGGCAACGCCGTGGCAATCACAAGCACCATAAACACATA CTTTGGGAGCCGAGTGCGAGGTTTGCGCACGGGAATCATCTTCAACAACGAGATGGATGATTTCTCCTCCCCGAATATTACCAATGCGTATG GTATCCCACCTTCACCTTCTAACTTCATCTACCCCGGAAACCGACCACTTTCTAGCATGTGTCCATCAGTCGTTGTGGAAACCGATAAACGAAGCGGAAACTACAACGTAAGGATGGTTGCTGGTGCATCAGGTGGTTCACAGATAACCACTAGTACTTCACTG GTAATCTTAAATTCTCTGTTTTTCGGCCTCAACGTCGGTGAAAGTGTTGAACTGCAGCGAATTCATGATCAGTTGATTCCAAATGAGACCCGATGGGAAACTGGATTTGACCAG ATGGTGGTTGAAGGGCTCCAAAAAAAAGGCcacaaaatatcaaatatGAGCAAAGCTGGTTCCGTGGTTCAAGCGATTGTGATCAATGATGACGGAACAATTGGAGCCGCATGCGATTCTCGCAAAGGGGGATATCCCGCTGGCcattaa
- the LOC143462832 gene encoding ran-specific GTPase-activating protein-like, with product MTEEEQSHDPQFKPLVQLPEQIIPELETDEEVLFKMRAKLFRWAVEADPPEWKERGTGDVKLLRHKSSSKIRLLMRRDKTLKICANHYLTKEMTLVPNASSDRAWVWTTFADFCDNETKKELLAIRFLNSENANKFKTKFEECQEILEEAPDKANDLNDDENAPTPEKKKESSEETEEVAEKLEELKVKDDEKQNSPESSAQDKKTLEVEDSPEK from the exons ATGACTGAG GAAGAACAAAGCCACGACCCTCAATTTAAACCATTGGTTCAACTTCCTGAACAAATCATTCCAGAGCTTGAAACAGATGAAGAAGTTCTGTTTAAAAT GCGAGCAAAGTTGTTTCGCTGGGCTGTTGAGGCCGACCCACCAGAGTGGAAGGAACGTGGAACCGGAGACGTGAAGTTGCTCAGGCACAAATCCAGTTCCAAAATCCGATTGTTGATGAGACGAGACAAAACGCTTAAAATCTGTGCCAACCACTACC TCACGAAAGAAATGACATTGGTGCCAAATGCAAGTAGCGACCGTGCATGGGTCTGGACGACATTCGCTGATTTTTGTgacaatgaaacaaaaaaagaactCCTCGCCATTCGATTTCTAAATTCAGAAA ATGCAAATAAATTCAAGACAAAGTTTGAAGAATGCCAAGAAATTTTGGAAGAAGCTCCTGATAAAG CAAATGATCTGAATGACGACGAAAACGCACCGACTCCagagaagaaaaaagaaagctCTGAAGAAACTGAAGAAGTTGCAGAAAAACTCGAGGAGTTGAAAGTTAAAGATGACgagaagcagaattcaccggAAAGTTCCGCCCAAGATAAAAAGACGCTCGAGGTGGAAGATTCTCCAGAAAAATGA